The genomic region ATCGACGCCGAAGTAGGTAGCGAGGGGAGACCATTTCATCACTCAAGAGGTCTTCCTTGATCCAGCGCACGGCCCCGAATCCTCTGAACGCCGGCGCTTGACCCACAACACCAGCTGTCAGGTTCAAGGGAAGCACACCACACCCGGCACTCACCATAAAAATCAAGAACTGGGGCATCAACATCGATCTCTGCGCATAAGGATCGACCTTGTTCCTAGATAAACAAAGAGGCCCGCCGGTTAAAACCGGCGGGCCTCCTTATTTGCGTACCCTCGCAATGACGGCTGGAAAAACCGTCACGCGATCAGGGGATAATGCGGACGACGTAATTGACTGTCCCGCTCGCCCCGGAAGAAAGAGACCCTCCAAAGCTCCAGCGCACGGCTCCAGTACCACCGACGGCAGGCTCCTGATCAACCGTACATGCCGTCAAGTTCGACGGAAGGACCCCACACCCGGCACTGAGAAAAGTCGTATAGGCGGGAACCATATCGTTGACGACGATGGAGCTGAGTTGACCCGAACTATTGTTTGTGTAGGTCAGGGTATAGGTCAGATCCTCTCCCGGAAGGGCGGTCGCCTTGTCGACGGCCTTGTGAAGGAGGAGCCCGGCGGAGGTCACCGTCCCCACCCGGGTCAGGTCGCTGCGGGTGAGCACGTCCTGGATGGCGGGCGCGGCGTTGGCATAGTCGAAGGTCGCCGTCACGGTCACGGCGTTCTGGGCGTTGGTGGGGGCGGTCGCCGGCACCTCTTCCTTGACGAAAATGCAGACCTTCTGGTCCGCGACCAGCGAAAGAGAGCCCGAGAGGGGAACGTCCCCGGCGCCGAAGAGGCCGTTGCAGTCGGTGTCCCGGAAGAGGGTCTCGGACCAACCCGAGATCGCCGGGCCGGCCACGGCCGAGGTGCAGAAGGAAACGCTCCCCGCCGTCCCCGCGACGAAGGTGTGGGGGAAGAAGAGGACCGTGCCAGGCAGAGCCGAGCGGCTCCCGTCGGTCAGAAACGTGGTCGCCGGCACGTCGCCGAAGAGGAGTCCGCTGTCGGTGCGGCCCGCGGCAAAGGAGAAGCTCACCGCGTCGGTGGCGCGGTCGTAGCCCCCCCCGGTCGTCCCCGCACCGCCGCCGGTCGAAACGTAGCCGCCGAGATTCCTCTCGACCACGCGCAGGGTCGTGCCGTCACTGATCGAGCCGGGGGCGTAGAACTCGAAGGTCCCGTCGCCCGCGGTCAGTCCAGAATCGTAGGTCGTCGAGCCGCTATTGTCGGTCAGGCTGACGAGGAGGTTGCCGAGGCCCGATTCGCCCCCGTCCTTAGTGCCGTTGTTGGCCGTCCCACCCCCGGCCCCCGTGTCCTTGAAGACCGTTCCCGAGAGGCGGCTTCCGAGGTAGAGGCCGAAATCGAAGCCGGAGAGGTCGAAATTGACCGCCGTGACCTCCCGCCGGCCATCACTTTCCTCCATGCCGATCCAGCGCGAAGGCCGCCCCGGGGTCACGTCGGCGAGGGTGTTGTTGGTGTCGAGGATCAGGCAGTAGTCGCCCGGTGGGACCCCTGAGAGGGTGTAGGCCCCCGTTCCCGAATCGACGCTCGCCACGTCGTCTGCCGGCCCAGCACAGCTCCCTCCGGAGCGCGGAACGAGCTTGACATACAGTGTCTCTCCGGTCCCGCTCTCTCCGAATTCCCGGGAGCCGTTGTGGTTGGCGTCGTGGTAGACGATCCCAGAGAGGTCGGCGCCGCTGACCGTCAGGTTCGCCGTCGCAGCCGAGGCGTTGTTCCCCTGGTTGGTCTGCAGGGCGCCGGCGGCGATGGTATTGGTCACCGTGCCGGGCGAGCCGCTGGTCACATCGACGGTGATCGTACAGCCGCCGGCGGGTATCGTCGCGCCGCTGGCGTAGCTTACCGTGCCGCTGCCGGCTGCAGCCGTCACCGTCCCGGCGCAGGTGCCGCCGACGTTCGGCGTGCCCGCAACGGTCACACCGCTCGGAAGGGTGTCGGTCAGGATCGCGGAGAGGGTCGCCGCCGTGGCGTTAGCGTTGCCAAGGCTGATCGTCAGCGTGCTCGTGCCACCCGAGGCGATGGTCGATGGCGCAAAGGCCTTGGCCACCGTCGGGACGGCNCGGGACGGCAGCGTTGACCGTCAGGTCCGCAGTCGCCGCTGCGGCGTTGTTGCCAAAACCGGTCTGAAGAGCGCCAGCGGCGATGGTGTTGGTCACCGTCCCGGGCGTGCCGCTGGTCACGTCGACGGTGATCGTGCAGCCGCCGGCGGGTATCGTCGCGCCGCTGGCGTAGCTCACCGTGCCGCTGCCGGCGGTTGCCGTCACCGTCCCGGCGCAGGTGCCGCCGACGTTCGGCGTGCTCGCCACCGTCACCCCGGAAGGCAAGGTGTCGGTCAGGATCGCGGAGAGGGTCGCCGCCGTGGCGTTAGCGTTGCCAAGGCTGATCGTCAGCGTGCTCGTGCCACCCGAGGTAATGGTCGCAGGCGCGAAGGCCTTGCTCACCGTCGGGACGGCAGCGTTGACCGTCAGGTCCGCGGTCGCCGCTGCGGCGTTGTTGCCAAAACCGGTCTGAAGAGCGCCGATGGCGATGGTGTTGGTCACCGTGCCGGGCGTGCCGCTGGTCACGTCGACGGTGATCGTGCAGCCGCCGGCGGGTATCGTCGCGCCGCTGGCGTAGCTCACCGTGCCGCTGCCGGCAGTCGCCGTCACCGTCCCGGCGCAGGTGCCGCCGACGTTCGGCGTGCTCGCCACCGTCACCCCGGAAGGCAAGGTGTCGGTCAGAATCGCGGAGAGGGTCGCCGCCGTGGCGTTAGCGTTGCCCAGGGTGATCGTCAGGGTGCTCGTGCCACCCGAGGCGATGGTCGATGGCGCGAAGGCCTTGGCCACCGTCGGAGCGGCGGCGTTGACGGTCAGATCGGCCGTTGCAGCTGCGGCGTTGTTGCCAAAATCGGTCTGAAGGGCGCCGATGGCGATGGTGTTGGTCACCGTTCCGGGCGTGGCGCTCGTCACGTCGACGGTGATCGTGCAGCCGCCGCCAGGAATCGTCGCGCCGCTGGCGTAGCTCACCGTGCCGCTTCCGGCTGCAGCCGTCACCGTTCCGCTGNCAGGGTGTCGGTCAGGACCGCCGAAAGGGTCGCCGCCGTGGCGTTAGCGTTGCCAAGGCTGATCGTCAGCGTGCTCGTGCCGTTCGAGGCGATGGTCGATGGCGCGAAGGCCTTGGCCACCGTCGGAGCGGCGGCGTTGACGGTCAGGTCCGCGGTCGCCGCTGCGGCGTTGTTGCCAAAATCGGTCTGAAGGGCGCCGATGGCGATGGTGTTGGTCGCCGTGCCGGGAGTGGCGCTCGTCACGTCGACGGTGATCGTGCAGCCGCCGGCGGGTATCGTCGCGCCGCTGGCGTAGCTCACCGTGCCGCTGCCGGCAGTCGCCGTCACCGTCCCGGCGNCGCCACCGTCACCCCGGAAGGCAAGGTGTCGGTCAGAATCGCTGAGAGGGTCGCCGCCGTGGCGTTGCTGTTGCCCAGGCTGATCGTCAGCGTGCTCGTGCCGTTCGAGGCGATGGTCGACGGCGCGAAGGCCTTACTCACGGTCGGCGCTGCAGCGTTGACGGTCAGATCGGCCGTCGCCGCAGAGGCGTTGTTGCCAAAATCGGTCTGAAGATCGCCGATGGCGATGGTGTTGGTCACCGTCCCCGGCGAGCCGCTGGTCACGTCGACGGTGATCGTGCAGCCGCCGGCAGGAATCGTCGCCCCGCTGGCATAGCTCACCGTCCCGCTGTCGGCTGCAGCCGTCACCGTTCCGCTGCAGGTGCCGCCCACGTTCGGCGTGCCCGCCACCGTCACCCCGGAAGGCAAGGTGTCGGTCAGAATCGCTGAGAGGGTCGCCGCCGTGGCGTTGCTGTTGCCCAGGCTGATCGTCAGCGTGCTCGTCCCGTTCGAGGCGATGGTCGACGGCGCGAAGGCCTTACTCACGGTCGGCGCTGCGGCGTTGACGGTCAGATCGGCCGTGCCCGCTGCGGTGTTGTTGCCAAAATCGGTCTGAAGATCGCCGATGGCGATAGTGTTGGTCACCGTCCCGGGCGTGGCGCTGGTCACGTCGACGGTGATCGTGCAGCCGCCGCCAGGAATCGTCGCGCCGCTGGCGTAGCTCACCGTGCCGCTTCCGGCTGCAGCCGTCACCGTTCCGCTGCAGGTGCCGCCGACGTTGGGCGTACCCGCCACCGTCACACCGGAAGGCAGGGTGTCGGTCAGGACCGCCGAAAGGGTCGCCGCCGTGGCGTTAGCGTTGCCAAGGCTGATCGTCAGCGTGCTCGTGCCGTTCGAGGCGATGGTCGACGGCGCGAAGGCCTTGGCGACCGTCGGGGCTGCAGCGTTGACGGTCAGGTCTGCCGTCGCCGCAGAGGCGTTATTGCCCTGGTCGGTCTGAAGGGCGCCGATGGCGATGGTGTTTGTCACTGTCCCGGGCGTGGCGCTGGTCACATCGACGGTGATCGTGCAGCCGCCGGCAGGAATCGTCGCGCCGCTGGCGTAGCTCACCGTGCCGCTGCCGGCTGCAGCCGTCACCGTTCCGCTGCAGGTGCCGCCGACGTTGGGCGTGCCCGCCACCGTCACCCCGGAAGGCAAGGTGTCGGTCAGAATCGCTGAGAGGGTCGCCGCAGTGGCGTTGCTGTTGCCCAGGCTGATCGTCAGCGTGCTCGTGCCGTTCGAGGCGATGGTCGACGGCGCGAAGGCCTTGGCGACCGTAGGGGGAGTGACGACGTTCAGGGTCGCCACGGGACTGGCATCCGCAGTAATCCCTTGCGTCGTTGTCACGGTCGAGGTCTGGTTGTCGTGGGATCCGGCGGTGGAGCTCGTGACGTCGACGGTGACGGTGCAGGAACCGGTCGCCGGGATATTCCCCGAGGTCACGGCGAAGCTGCCGTTGCCCGCCGCGCCGTCGTGGGAGACCGAGGCGCAGGTCCCGCCCACGTTCGGCGGGTTGGCGACCGTCATGCCCGAGGGGAAGTTGTCCGTGAAGGCCATCCCGGTGAGGCCCGTCGCCCCGAGGTTTGTGAGGGTGAAGGTGAGGGTACTCGTCTCACCCGACTGGATCGTCGACGGGGAGAAGGCCTTGGCGATGCTGAGGGTCTTCGCGACCACCACGTCGACGAAGCCCGAACCGACGGTCACAATCCCCGACTTGCCCGAGGCCGTGTTGCGATAGGTCCCGGCCGTATTGGGGGCGGTCACGGTGTAGACGAGGTTGTGGGTTCCGCCGGCGGGGATGATCCAGGATGTGTCGGGAATCCCGATGAACTCGAGGGTGCCCGTGGCGCCGGCGCTGGGGATATAGCTCGAGTTGGCCGCCGTCACGGCGCTGCTGGCATGGAGCCCCTGGAAAGTCATTCCGCCGGGAAGGACGTCGGTGATCCGGTCGAGGATGGCGGCCTGAGCGCTGGTGTTCTGGATGGCGACGGTGTACTGGACCGTCCCCCCGAGGGGGACCGGGCTGGCCGCGACCGACTTGGTCACGGTGAAGGGGTTGGTGCCAACGGGGTAATTGATATGGAAATCGGTGTCATGGAAGTTGTTGGTGTACTTGACGTTGGTCGCTCCGCTCGTCTGGGCGGAGAAAGGGCTGGAAGTGGTCGTGGCCCCTTCGCAGAGATAGCGGATTAAATAACGAACCTCCACGAGGATCCCCGGATCGGGACCGGGAGGGCCGACGCACCCCGTGCCCTTTCCTGTCTGGGAATCGGGCGCTTCAAAATAGAGCTTGTCAACAGTGGTAGCTGGAATAGCTGTCGATTCGGAGCAACGAATCTCGGAGCCACTCAGGGCGAAACAGCCTGCGTTGAAGCTGGTGTTGCCGGAAGGCTGCAGGTTGAACCGGTCCCCTGCGGCGGTGTTTCCGAAGGCGTAGAGGACGTCGTAATAGAATTCCTGCCCGAGTACGGCCCCGGGGCCCAGGGTCATCCCGGCCAGAAGCCCTCCTGCGTTGGAACTGAGTTCGCTGGTCGCTGTGACCGTGGAGCCGTTGGTCACCTGCGCTCCGGAGTAATTGACGGGGCTCCCGGTCCCGTCGGAAATCCCGACGTTGATGGTCGAGCTGTTGGGCGCCTCGTCGTGGCAGGGGTAGTAGATGTGCCAGTAGACGGTCCGGGTCTGGCCCGCGTCGAGTTTCCCGACGTACTGGGTGGCGGCCTGGCCCCCGCTGAGGCCGAAACCGGCATTAAAGCCGGTCAGTTCGGCCGTCAGATTGGTCACGTTCACCCCCGTAGTGGCCTTGATTTCGAAAGCGACGTAGGCTGCACCGGGGCCGTCGATGGGACAGCCGTTGCTGTCGGAGGTGAGGTAGGGGTCGGTGACCATCGTGACGGTGAGATCACCGGAGACGAGCGCCAGCACCTCCCCGCAAAAGACGAGAAGGCACAGAACGACCCCGCAGAGGAGTCTCCCCATCAAGCGCCCCGCCGGGCGATGTCCTCCCCTGTCCCTTCTCAATGTTTACCCTTTCCGGAACGGGCCGCCCCTTCGACCTGCAGGTCGTCCCTCTGCTCCACGAGGGTCAGGGTCTCGATCCCCTGGAAATTGAACTCGACCCGGCGGTTCATGGCGTGGCCCCAACTGTCGGGGTCGGCGATCCGGGGAGCGGTTTCGCTGAAGGCCTTCACGCTCAGGCGCCCGGCGTCGATCCCCCGGGACACCAGGTAGCTCATGACCGCCTCGGCCCGGCGCCGGGAGAGCTTGTCATTGTAACCGCGGCCGCCGCGGACGTCTGCGTGTCCGTGAATCTCGAGGGCGCTGCCCGGCGAAGCGGTCAGCGTCGAGGCGACCCGGTCGAGGACGGCGGCCGTCGCCGGGCTGATCTCTGCACTGTCGAGGGCGAAGTGGACGCTGTCGGGGAGCCGGGCGGCCGGGGCCTGCGGGGGCTCGGGGCAGGCCGGGCACTCGGTGCACTCGGGCGGCGGTGCCGGGACGGGGATCGGCGGGGCGGCGACGGCGCACTCGGCCGCCTGGCGACGGATCTTGCGGGCCATGCGCTCGGCGGCGGAGATGTAGGGCTTGCTGTGGCGCCACCCCATCTCCTTCTCCTCGTGGCCGGACCAGACGAGCTGAACCTCGAGCTGGGCGACGAGCCCCTCGACGCAGGGGAAGCGGCCGGGGTCGGCCTTCATCCCAGCGGCCAGGGCCCACAGGTCCTCGCGCACCCTCATGCTCTGGGGGATGACCGGCGTCTCCGTCCCCATCTCGACCGGGGAGAGGCCGTCCTCGAAGCCGATCACCAGGCGCAGCGCCTCGGTCAGGGCCTCCTCGACGACGGAGGAGCGGTCGTTCTCGTTGTAGTTGGAGCGGGCGAAGTCGAGCCAGGCCTGGGCCTTGGCGAAGTGGTAGGAGTCGACCTCGACGCCGCGGCGGTTGATCTCGCCGAGGCGGTCCTGAACCGAGGCGAGCTGGCTTCGGTCGGCGGCGATGACCTCGTCGCTGATCCTCTTCTTCGGAGGAGCGAGCAGGGGCTTCGGCTCGGGCTGAGCCTCAGGCTGCGGCCCGAGAATGATCTTTTTGGAGATGATCATTGGCGAGACGGGGCGAGCCGCCTCTTCCCCGGCGGCGAAGGCCGCGGGGGCGAAGAGTCCGAAAAGTAAGAGGGATATCAGGCAGTGTCGCATGGATGCACCTTTCGAAAAGGGCGGTCAGGGGCCGCTCTTCGTCCCCCTGTCGT from Desulfuromonas sp. harbors:
- a CDS encoding OmpA family protein, translated to MRHCLISLLLFGLFAPAAFAAGEEAARPVSPMIISKKIILGPQPEAQPEPKPLLAPPKKRISDEVIAADRSQLASVQDRLGEINRRGVEVDSYHFAKAQAWLDFARSNYNENDRSSVVEEALTEALRLVIGFEDGLSPVEMGTETPVIPQSMRVREDLWALAAGMKADPGRFPCVEGLVAQLEVQLVWSGHEEKEMGWRHSKPYISAAERMARKIRRQAAECAVAAPPIPVPAPPPECTECPACPEPPQAPAARLPDSVHFALDSAEISPATAAVLDRVASTLTASPGSALEIHGHADVRGGRGYNDKLSRRRAEAVMSYLVSRGIDAGRLSVKAFSETAPRIADPDSWGHAMNRRVEFNFQGIETLTLVEQRDDLQVEGAARSGKGKH